The region CATGGTGTCGCTCGGAGCAAAAGAAAACACAGCGGAGCAGATGTTTAAGGTGATCTCACACAATCTGAATTTCTGATCCTACTTTAACTGAGAGagagtgaagtgaaagtgaatagagacagagagaaaacaagATCAGGAAGTGACGCAAGCTTTTTGCACAAAAGATTTTTAAAGGAACAGCTCACCCAGAAATGATTATTATATACTTGTCCTCACTGTTGCAGCTTGTGCTTTATATTCCAAATATACACTATATTTCCAATCTGCAGTTATAGTTTAATGTTCAGTGGACATTATTTGTTAAACATCAACTTGTAAGCAgaacatactgtatgtaaaaatgAGAGCACAGTCagttttttgtcagttttgtcaGAAATGTCATTATTTGTAGTGCATTTTTAAATTTCTAATTCTcgttatgttatattaaaatgaaatttcaGATTAAATCTTTTTATCGACTTGATTTCTTTTAATTAGCACAGGTTTggtatttctttttggaaatgATTGATCGTAGTGCTCATTAATATTATGCACCttattttttgagtgaacatGTTAAAAGAAATATACAAAACCTGAATTTAATTCTACCATACTAAAACGGTCTAGGTCCTGAGTTTTACCAATCCTCCCAAACCTGACGCAGTGACTCCAGCATCTCATCAACAAGCTCAACATGGTCAACATGGACCATCCATTACACAACAAACCCAGACGTTTGAGGTACCTCCTGAACCTTATATTTATTATGAGTATTTATGTGAAACACTAACCTCATGACTTGCAATAACAACTGTATTTGCTGTAGTCATGCATATAGTCTTTGGGTCCGTCTGATTAAATTAGATATTGTTGATGCAAACAGAAATGTCCTCCTCAGCCAGATGCTGGACAAAAGACTGAGGATCAAATTCATTCCAGCTTCAACAAGCTCATGAGTGAACTGAAGAGACCAGGAGCCCCGTCTGTGTTGAGTCTCGCCAACCGTCTCTACGGAGAGCAATCATACCAGTTTGTGGAGGTAAGGCTCAATTACAACAATTAATTTAAGGTTTGCTCGTGGTGTTAAAGAATAAGGTTCTGGAAATGAttgctaatttaaatgatttgctaTGTTACAGAAATTCCTTAATGATGCAAAAAGATACTATGAAGCTGGACTGGAGGAGGTGGACTTCAAGAAGAAACCAGACGCTACACGTGTCGACATCAACAAATGGGTGGAGAAAAACACTCAAGGTGAAGACCAGCATGAAATTAATCTGAATTTAAAGTGACTCTACACTGTTAAAGACAAAGatatttcacacatttatttgtaGAGCATTAGGTTTCAAAAGAATCtttgatatactattataatattttattttcagggaAGATCAAGGACTTGCTTCCACAGGGATCCATCGATGCGATGACGAGACTGGTCTTGGTGAACGCCATCTACTTCAAGGGGAACTGGATGGAGAAATTCCCAAAAAAAGCCACGAGAGACGGACAGTTCAAGCTGAACAAGGTGAGATTTCATCTtcttgtttaattaaaatatttaaaatgaaagcgGAAGAGTTTTGATGTGTTTGCATTGATGCTCGGCAGACTCAAACTAAACCAGTGAAGATGATGCAACAGAAGGCAGAGTTTCCTCTGGCCTTCATCCCAGAGATGGACAGTCAGGTTCTGGAGCTGTCGTATGTTGGGAAGAATCTCAGTATGTTGATCATCCTTCCTAACGAGATTCAAGGTGAAACCACTGGCCTTCAGAAGGTGAGACAGCAGAGATTATACTTCATTCAGCATACACTGACTTTATTGAAAATAAAGGTCCcaaaagggggttttcacagTTAAGtcataaaaaatctatttttggtttcccaaagaacctttcagtgtgcagttcttaaaataacaatttttcttaatgtgaagaacACCTAAACAACCATTTCCCGCTGTAATAGGGTTGTGTTGATAGACGATAGTGTTGTGTTCcaacgatagtcagagatattgaCGATTGCAGATgtctctgtcgatagtcaagatgatattaggctcattctccttttaatgaattaaattataataattattattattatggggcGCACGGTCCGGAGCGCTTTATGGCTGATCCGTCAGTTCAATTGAACttcactccaaatatatgaacttacctgttttgaatactttacaTTTAATGTGTTCGTTTGtctccaatattagtgttaaactgttgggactttaaattaaatccactattgattttcaccgttgactgatttgcagaacatttagactgataacgtCTGTGCTCAGATGCCGCAAATTTCTCACAGGAAGCACAATATGATATGAGTTTTGTCCGACTATATATGAAATAGctgttttaaatagtatttttatatttaaagttagtttatcagtatgtttgaaagtattttttttgattattggtgattccatagccTCTCTCTGGTGTACATgcgtggtttaaaacaccaaatagttatgctatgacaagacaAGTGACAAGTTATGCTTACTCCACACATGCATGATAATATCGTGTATCATATATCTCACAGCCTGACAATATCAGAacttgaaaaatgaccatatcgcccaacactacactgtaaataatcttttgtggaatggaaaggttcaatggatgttaaatgttcttcatggaaccatagatgccaataaaggaACTTTATTGTATATGGATTGTTGTTTCATTATTTCTTAGTGGCAAATACATTTGCCAAGTTCTTAGTATAAATTTTGGTTTCatatggtttaaaaaaacaaaaccaaaaaaaacctTTAACGTGAGTTTCTTCTGCAGCTTGAAAAGGCACTGAGCTACGAGAAGCTGATGGAGTGGACGAGACCTGAAGTCATGTATGAAACAGAAGTTGAAGTATCTCTGCCCAGATTCAAGATGGAGGAAACCTATGACATGAAGAGTCTTCTGATCAGCATGGGAATGGAGGATGTGTTTGACGGGAAGAAGGTGAATCTTTCAGGCATGTCACCCAACAATGATCTGGTGGTTTCGAAGGTGATTCATAAAGCCTTTGTTGAAGTGAACGAGGAAGGAACGGAAGCAGCTGGAGCCACCGGCGTCGGCATGACGAAAAATTGTCTGATCATCCCAAAGGTCTTTAACGCAGATCATCCGTTCCTCTTCTTCATCCGACATAATCCAACCAAGAGCATTCTGTTT is a window of Carassius auratus strain Wakin chromosome 16, ASM336829v1, whole genome shotgun sequence DNA encoding:
- the LOC113115653 gene encoding leukocyte elastase inhibitor-like isoform X1 gives rise to the protein MKTLNLRLRQYMVYLCFSYHLQLVKMEQLSAANTQFCLNLFKKISEGDASGNVFYSPISISSALAMVSLGAKENTAEQMFKVLSFTNPPKPDAVTPASHQQAQHGQHGPSITQQTQTFEKCPPQPDAGQKTEDQIHSSFNKLMSELKRPGAPSVLSLANRLYGEQSYQFVEKFLNDAKRYYEAGLEEVDFKKKPDATRVDINKWVEKNTQGKIKDLLPQGSIDAMTRLVLVNAIYFKGNWMEKFPKKATRDGQFKLNKTQTKPVKMMQQKAEFPLAFIPEMDSQVLELSYVGKNLSMLIILPNEIQGETTGLQKLEKALSYEKLMEWTRPEVMYETEVEVSLPRFKMEETYDMKSLLISMGMEDVFDGKKVNLSGMSPNNDLVVSKVIHKAFVEVNEEGTEAAGATGVGMTKNCLIIPKVFNADHPFLFFIRHNPTKSILFYGRFCSP